In one window of Lynx canadensis isolate LIC74 chromosome B3, mLynCan4.pri.v2, whole genome shotgun sequence DNA:
- the ISLR2 gene encoding immunoglobulin superfamily containing leucine-rich repeat protein 2, whose protein sequence is MWKAPLGNRLGAETSVWRRGCSPRAARRESAAGSAMVRLRALWMAWALLGGAAACPEPCACVDKYAHQFADCAYKELREVPEGLPANVTTLSLSANKITVLRRGAFADVTQVTSLWLAHNEVRTVEPGALAVLSQLKNLDLSHNLISSFPWSDLRNLSALQLLKMNHNRLGSLPRDALGALPDLRSLRINNNRLRTLAPGTFDALSALSHLQLYHNPFHCGCSLVWLQAWAASTRVSLPEPDSIACASPPALQGVPVHRLPALSCAPPSVRLSAEPPPEAPDSPWPAGLALLLHCFAEGHPTPRLQWQLQIPGGTVVLEPPVQSGEDYADGAEDGEEEGDGDGPTQTEAPIPTPAPAWPAPPANPRFLALTNGSLLVPLLSAKEAGVYTCRAYNELGANSTSLRVAVAASGPPKHAPGSGGDSDGQTPTSERKSTAKGRGNSVLPSKPEGKIKGPGLVRVSILGETEAGPEEEEEAGEGEEAEDQVSADPVEEQRCGHGDPSRYVSNHAFNQSAELKQHVFELGVIALDVAEREARVQLTPLAARWGSGPSGAGGAGQPGRRPLRLLYLCPAGGGAAVQWSRVEEGVNAYWFRGLRPGTNYSVCLALAGEACHVQVVFATKKELPSLLVIVAVSVFLLVLATVPLLGAACCHLLAKHPGKPYRLILRPQAPDPMEKRIAADFDPRASYLESEKSYPAGGEADVVEPEETPGEGLDEDAEQGDPGGDLQREESLAACSLVESQSKANQEEFEAGSEYSDRLPLGAEAVNIAQEINGNYRQTAG, encoded by the exons CGCCCTTGGGCAATCGTCTGGGCGCCGAGACATCAGTCTGGAGAAGGGGTTGCAGCCCGAGGGCAGCGCGCAGAGAGTCAGCAGCGG GATCCGCGATGGTGCGCCTGCGGGCTCTGTGGATGGCCTGGGCTCTGCTAGGAGGGGCCGCAGCTTGCCCAGAGCCGTGCGCCTGCGTGGACAAGTATGCACACCAGTTCGCCGACTGCGCCTACAAGGAGCTGCGCGAGGTGCCAGAAGGACTGCCGGCCAACGTGACCACGCTTAGTCTGTCGGCCAACAAGATCACCGTGCTGCGGCGTGGGGCCTTCGCCGACGTCACGCAGGTCACGTCGCTGTGGCTGGCGCACAATGAGGTGCGCACGGTGGAGCCGGGCGCGCTGGCGGTGCTGAGCCAGCTCAAGAACCTCGACCTAAGCCACAACCTCATATCCAGCTTCCCGTGGAGCGACCTCCGTAACCTGAGCGCGCTGCAGCTGCTCAAAATGAACCACAACCGCTTGGGCTCGCTGCCCCGGGACGCACTGGGTGCGCTGCCCGACCTGCGCTCCCTGCGCATCAACAACAACCGCCTTCGTACCCTGGCCCCTGGCACCTTCGACGCGCTAAGCGCGCTGTCACATCTGCAACTCTATCACAACCCCTTCCACTGCGGTTGCAGCCTTGTGTGGCTGCAGGCCTGGGCCGCAAGCACCAGGGTTTCGTTACCCGAGCCCGACTCCATCGCGTGCGCCTCGCCTCCCGCGCTGCAGGGGGTGCCGGTGCACCGCCTGCCCGCCCTGTCCTGTGCACCACCCAGCGTGCGTCTAAGTGCTGAACCACCGCCTGAGGCACCGGACAGCCCCTGGCCCGCGGGCCTAGCGCTCCTGCTACACTGCTTCGCGGAAGGACATCCCACGCCCCGCCTGCAATGGCAACTTCAGATCCCGGGTGGCACCGTGGTCTTAGAGCCTCCGGTCCAGAGCGGGGAGGACTATGCGGATGGGGCGGAAGacggggaggaggaaggagatggggacGGGCCAACGCAGACGGAGGCCCCAATCCCGACTCCAGCACCCGCTTGGCCCGCACCCCCAGCTAACCCACGCTTCCTGGCCCTCACAAACGGTTCCCTATTGGTTCCGCTCCTGAGTGCCAAGGAAGCAGGTGTCTACACCTGCCGTGCCTACAATGAGCTGGGTGCCAACTCCACGTCACTACGCGTGGCAGTGGCGGCTTCTGGGCCCCCAAAACACGCTCCTGGCTCTGGGGGAGACTCTGATGGGCAGACCCCTACTTCTGAGCGCAAGTCCACAGCCAAAGGCCGGGGCAACAGCGTCCTACCCTCCAAACCCGAGGGCAAAATCAAAGGCCCAGGCCTGGTCCGGGTTAGCATCCTGGGCGAGACGGAGGCGgggccggaggaggaggaggaggcaggtgagggagaggaggcagaagacCAGGTCTCTGCAGATCCGGTGGAGGAGCAACGCTGTGGCCACGGGGACCCCTCGCGGTACGTGTCCAACCACGCATTCAATCAGAGCGCAGAGCTCAAGCAGCACGTCTTTGAGCTGGGCGTCATCGCGCTGGACGTGGCGGAGCGTGAGGCTCGGGTGCAGCTGACGCCGCTGGCGGCGCGCTGGGGGTCTGGGCCCAGCGGGGCTGGGGGAGCCGGGCAGCCGGGGCGGCGGCCGCTGCGCCTGCTCTACTTGTGCCCAGCGGGGGGCGGCGCAGCTGTACAGTGGTCGCGAGTGGAGGAGGGCGTCAACGCCTATTGGTTCCGCGGCCTTCGGCCTGGCACCAACTACTCAGTGTGCCTGGCGCTGGCAGGCGAGGCCTGCCACGTGCAAGTGGTGTTTGCCACCAAGAAGGAGTTGCCCTCGCTGCTGGTTATCGTGGCGGTGAGCGTGTTCCTCCTGGTGCTGGCCACCGTGCCCCTGCTGGGCGCCGCCTGCTGCCATCTGCTGGCCAAACACCCGGGTAAGCCCTATCGTCTTATACTGCGGCCCCAGGCCCCTGACCCCATGGAGAAACGCATAGCCGCAGACTTTGACCCCCGTGCGTCCTACCTCGAGTCCGAGAAAAGCTACCCGGCAGGCGGTGAGGCAGACGTCGTGGAGCCCGAGGAGACTCCCGGGGAGGGCCTTGATGAAGATGCGGAGCAGGGGGACCCAGGTGGGGACCTGCAGAGGGAGGAGAGCCTGGCGGCCTGCTCGCTGGTGGAGTCCCAGTCCAAGGCCAACCAAGAGGAGTTCGAGGCGGGCTCTGAATACAGTGATCGGCTGCCCCTGGGCGCCGAGGCGGTCAACATCGCCCAGGAGATTAATGGCAACTACAGGCAGACGGCAGGCTGA